The nucleotide sequence TTTAAAAACCCAAGTGGAGCATGTGATAGTATTGCATTGTCAGTTCTAAGGGTGTggtcttagaaaaaacagtgctCATTATTCTGtctctgcaggttctgcagaCTCTGAAATGAGtgaagaacaaaagaaagaaaggctCTCTGAACTTAGGAGGAAGGAAAAGGAGATCCAAGATATTTTGGCCAAGAAAacagaggagctgaagaagattTGCCGTCGAGAGGCGGTAAGAACTCATTTTCTATTAAAGCTCCTCCGCACTGGTGCTGTGAGTTATTTCTGCAGTCCTCTGAACTCCCTTTATTAAAGCCTGCTGTCGCGCAGAAAGACCCACTGATTGGTTCTGCCGTATCTTTTCATGCTTGGCTGATTTAGTGTTTTTGCCTTGAAGGAACTGACTGGAAAGCTGCCAAAAGAGTATCCTCTCTCCAAAGGTGAAAGACCACCACAGGTCAGACGACGAGTCGGCACCGCTTTCAAGTTAGATGAGCTTTTCCCTTACAACGAGGTATCTATTCAATCTGATGCTGCATCagcctaattttttttattttttttcctacactactttaaatgtaacatgttacctttggtctcatctgatATATCAACTACTGAGAATTCCATCATTGTAAACGTTACTGTGGAGATAGTGACATCACTAGCTGAGAACAGAATAGAACTAtggcttttccattttttggGACATGCTCACACTAGATGTACTGTACATGAAAACTTTTGAGCCCCAAAGTCTGGTTAGTGTGACTGGTGTGATCACTGAGTCCCGCGGTACAGTGTGCAGTCCTGTGCTGTTGTCAGCCTAACCCTATATAACCATTTCTATCATATTTGATGCAGGCATTTCTGAGACtcctatctcattagcatgattcaaactttccttaaaaacccattgcATATAATGTGGTTGACATTTTCTATCCTGTAGTGGATTATAATTCTACCAGGGGCagcagaagggcttttcctgctgatttcaaaatggctgctcccatgaaatctcaaaaagacttttggggggaaaagttttgctaattttctaAGAATTACTCATCCattaaaaaactcagaaatgacaATTACTCATAATGCAGATACACCATGTGTAAAATGTTTGGGTCAAATCTGAaacagtgggtaaataaggtactttttttcttgaacgcccatgtcaatatttttgcatctttaacgaaaattgttgtgagcaaaaacttaaCAAAATCCCCCACTTTATCATCATTGATAAATTCCATATTTAACACCCTGTTCTTTAAAGATATACATCTCCTTAAAATCTTTTATCACAAAATCTTTTTGTGGATTTCGtcaaaggattttaaaaaacgcctttgATTTCTCGATCAATTGTTTGATGTAATGGGCTTTACAGGATTATCAATGTGGGCCAGAATGCTGTCCATTGGACTTTGCTGTGGTACACATCTGGTGTGATTGCTAGACATTCTGTTACCTGAATTATGCAGTTTCATCATAAGTTGGTTTGTAATCTTGTTCAAAACAACTTAGCATTTTAGCCACAAGAGCAACAAACCACATAATGCTCTggcctgtttttctttcaaaagtttaATATTGGTAATGCAAGTATGTCTATTTACCACTACTTCCAGCCATCTGCTCTATTGTATGGAATAATGGCATCTGTGCTTAGAATGGAGTTGTTTAGAATAAAGTTAGGGCAACTGAGAGGGGTAAAGACTGCTTTGGACAGATTAACTGTACCTAGCGTGAATTCACCCTTAGTATGACCCACTAGCTAACAtcagacataaataaaagaaagaaatacctAATGGTTCTTCTTTTTCGCTGGATGCAGGATCCCTTCCTCAGGAACCTGGAAAGCAGATTTGCCCTCCAACAAAAGATCGTGGAGGCTGCGAAGAAGCTCGCAAATGAATCAGAACTGTGCAAAACTGTCAAgaagaaaaggagaagaaaCTGTCGGGATGCCATGCAAAAGCTCCAGCAGATAGAAGATGAGATGAACCAGTACAGAATCAAGAAAGGGGAAAAGCCCACTCAGCGGGCATCAGTGATCATCGCAGGTGAGGTTTAAGTTAATAATTGCTGCATAAATCAATTTAGATGCGGTTGGATCTTTATTGTTCTGTTTCTACAGATGATCTCGCCCGATCTGACTTCAGCTCTATGTCTAGTCTCCCTCTGGATGATGGTGAGTCAGACAACAAGATGTGTCTGAAACAATTTCAGATTGTCTGTCCAGAGGTGTAGTGTAAAATTAGGAtgtcttttttgtgttctttttcttgcaaatatttattttatatgtttttttttaatctcgtGTGTTAAGATGATTCTGATGGTGGGATTCAAAGGCCACGCTCACGATCTGTTCAAGGCTCCCCTCAGCTCAGCCCGCTGCACTCGCTGGTAGCGGAATATGATGTAGAGAACCACAGTTCCCCAGGTAGAAACCGCAAGAACCACGGCAGGTGagatccttttttttacttttaaatgttgtaTGTCTAAGTTATTCCGCAAGTTTCGATTTGCCAAAATTTGTCCTCTAGTTAAGTGATTAAACTTGATCATGGCTCAGTGAAGCCAACTGTATTTGTCATGTCATGTTTTCTACTTGGCTCATTTTCACCCATCTCACGCCTCCCCCTTTTTAGATTTGTTTGTGATGGCCAGGCGGCCTTACAGTACTGCCAAAATCCAAGTGAGGGCTCCTCTACTCACAGTAGTCCATATAAAACCCTTCCGAGACCTCCTAGAGACCCACGCAGCATGCCTGCTACCCCAGTTATGACCCGAAATGCCTACAGCAGCAGCCAGCTCAGGTGTGCTATTCGTCTCTCTCGcatggcaaataaaaaaaaatcatttttttatttgaaattcctTTCTACAAGTCCATATTTAACACCATTTTCTTTAATTGTTCTTTATCCAGGTCGGAGGCTTCTTCTCACTGCTTCAGGCATCGCAGTGGAAGTCTGGAGTCTCAACACCAGCTGGGAACTGACATGGACCCAGAGAAGCCTGTCTTCATCCTGTCATCACACCACAGCAACAGCACAGAGGTGTTGGAGAACTGCTCCTCATACACCAGCCAGTCCAGCCTGGAATGCTGCGGTGCAGCTAACTCCCATTACAACACAATTGACTCGCGTACCTCAACCATGCATCATCTTCGCCGAAAAGTTGAAGTGTACGGGAATACCGGAAGTATGCCCAACTTGGTCCAGCACCATCCTGGTTATAATTACTCATCTGACACCTCAACGAACTATGCACCCAGTGCCTACTATGTTACTGGATACCCGTGCCCAGACATGGATCCCTACACCAATGGATCTTGTGTGTACGAAAGTGACGTGGAAGGCCGCTACAACGTCAACCCGAATTACCAAATGAATGGCTGTCACGGATACAGCAGATTCCGGCACTACAACAGCGATGGGGCAGACAGTCTTTCTCAGAATCCTTATGCCACGGTGAGGCCCCCGCGGAGTAGAGAGGGCCCAAGAAATGACCTCTTGGCCAAGAACATGCAGAAAGCTCTGGTGGCAGAGCATCTAAGAGGCTGGTACCACCGGCACAGAGGCCACAGGGAAGACGGCAGGGGACCCATGGTTGGATATGACTTTGACAACAGCACACAGCTGGGCTACCAAACAATGCCAGCAGGTTTCAGCCACTCCAGCAGAACCACGTCTTATTCATCAGGTGGGCTGATTTTTAGTTGTATCTAGTTTAGCaatatttaggttttttgtCCGTAACCGTAATCATTGAGTATGATTTATAATAGAATTAAAACTTAAGAGCAATAACAGTcgaatgattaaaaatgactgATTCATGGAATGGTCATCCTCTAAGCACAAAATTGGTATGTTAGTACTCAACTCACTTTTTCCTCATACACAATGTTGTAACAAATAGATGTACGAGTGTggatttagaataaaaaagatgAACCCATAAACctctttttagaaaataaattagaCGAAAATAATTGACATAGATTACCAGCTCAGCGGTCATGTGGTCCGCCCTGAGACCACATGAGACTGGAAGTTTGTGAGGTTAAATCCATGGCTGAGTCATactaaagactctaaaaatgggacccagtgtCTCCAGGCATTAAGGGGTTCCTTGGGGGGTTAAACAACCAAATGGTCCCcaagtgcagctgtgtttgcagctcaccgctcccccaggggatgggttaaatgcagagaacaaatttcacacacattgGTGTGTGACATTTAATGGGAATTTAGCTTTATACTTGCAAATGctaattttgttcattttatagtgaggtaaagaaaatgtttattacTGTATTAAATTTATTGTTaaagggaattaaaaaaaaatttgaatattgaaaaaaaatgtaaatgtgatttttttgaatCAAAGTTGATTAGATTTAAACAGTAAAGCTTGAATTTCTTCTGGAAAGTGTGTTCAAAAGTTTAACTATGTTCTTTAGTATacataactattttttttctatatgatATAAGCtcttcatgacatttttttctgatattttaagCAAACGCTATTTGCAATGTACCATTAAATCCAGGACTCAACTTAATGtagcatcaccttgaatggaaaaagagaaaaaagctattttagaTAATTGAGAATACCCTCAGGCATGAACGAGTTAAACTTGTAAGGCTtgggacagtttttttttgtagctatGTGTTACATTGTTGACTTTTTGAAATGTGTGAATTTTATTCCATCTGGAATTTTAGCCTAAATAGTTTAAACTGTTGCACTGAAGCCTTTTTTCACACATAGTGGAAAATAAACATTGTAGGTTAGTGCCTCATTTAGgggtttaaaaaagtgttattaCAATCTGAGAGTCACATATGACAGTAAAATagtgcaaatgcattttttgaaaTAGGATAATAGTATCGATTTTTACATCATGACATAATCAAGGTATATTCTGAGAATAAATGCAAAAACCAGAGGAATTTAGAAAGAACGTGTTTACAGTGGAAGgtatttcaaattaattttgaaGAGTAAAAAGATTAATTTCAGCTATTTCCTAAACATCACTGTTTTCAGGATTCATCATTGTTTTCACATAGTAGTCACTTAAACTTCAGTATGAAACTACAAAAACATCAAGGCTTGTTTAGGTTTCTGTTCTTTCACTGTTTAATGTTGTCATGCTTCTATCAagttatttttgttgtgtttatttatttacctacGTCTGAGTTACTGACACTAAGCCTAAGTCCTGACATAGTGTGCCCTAAGCTTGCAGAAAATCCATGGCATGTCTGAACAGCATAACATGACAGGGATTTTTTACTGGAAGCTGTTGTATGGTTGCTTCATGTTGTGGTTTGCAAACACCACAGTGAACTCCACTGTGTTTGAATGAGCTACAGTCACATTGCAGAAGCTGAAAGTCTTGTGGTGTTTGTAGTGTCGTCAGCAGAGAGCACAGGAAATTGGCGCAACCAGCTGGCAGTGGGGTTGGCAGAGTTTGATTCACCTGACACACCTCAGTACCCTCGTCGATCTCCGTACAACCCCAGTCCCACGTACAACAGGTGAGGGCAGTACTTAGAAAAGCCTGTCCATACAAGTGGAAGCGTGTGAGACACACTGTTCGGCATTAGTATGGATGGAATATATGTGGAATTTCTCTGTTTTAATTGTGcatttgaagagaaaaaaaatgcatgtaattgtAATAAATTATGCTAAAGTGATCTGGATGTATTTAGGTAAAATGTTCTTACAAAgactttttctcttcttctttctgCCCTCCCGTGAACT is from Oryzias latipes chromosome 7, ASM223467v1 and encodes:
- the frmd4b gene encoding FERM domain-containing protein 4B isoform X2 gives rise to the protein MTEGKVCQVQLLDDRKLELLVQPKLLSYELLDLVSSHFNLKEKEFFGLAFFDDNGQCKWLQMDRRVLEHDFSKKPGAIALKFMVRFYVENITQLKDIITVELFYLNAKSAVYNGMIEVETENVFKLAAYALQEAKGDYTSNENTRADLRKLPTLPTKVLKEHPSLAYCEDQVIECYKQLTGVSRGQAIVQYLTLVESLPTYGVHYYEVKDKQGIPWWLGISYKGIGQYDLQDKLKPRKLYQWKQLENLYFREKKFAVEVNDPHRRAVTKRTFGQTGLLIHTWYASHSLIKTIWVMAISQHQFYLDRKQSKAKLGTAKSVEEIAMELTEHGGAKMNRLGDVGLKNNFITASNGSLVSTGSADSEMSEEQKKERLSELRRKEKEIQDILAKKTEELKKICRREAELTGKLPKEYPLSKGERPPQVRRRVGTAFKLDELFPYNEDPFLRNLESRFALQQKIVEAAKKLANESELCKTVKKKRRRNCRDAMQKLQQIEDEMNQYRIKKGEKPTQRASVIIADDLARSDFSSMSSLPLDDDDSDGGIQRPRSRSVQGSPQLSPLHSLVAEYDVENHSSPGRNRKNHGRFVCDGQAALQYCQNPSEGSSTHSSPYKTLPRPPRDPRSMPATPVMTRNAYSSSQLRSEASSHCFRHRSGSLESQHQLGTDMDPEKPVFILSSHHSNSTEVLENCSSYTSQSSLECCGAANSHYNTIDSRTSTMHHLRRKVEVYGNTGSMPNLVQHHPGYNYSSDTSTNYAPSAYYVTGYPCPDMDPYTNGSCVYESDVEGRYNVNPNYQMNGCHGYSRFRHYNSDGADSLSQNPYATVRPPRSREGPRNDLLAKNMQKALVAEHLRGWYHRHRGHREDGRGPMVGYDFDNSTQLGYQTMPAGFSHSSRTTSYSSVSSAESTGNWRNQLAVGLAEFDSPDTPQYPRRSPYNPSPTYNRYHYQDRNYMSIH
- the frmd4b gene encoding FERM domain-containing protein 4B isoform X3, yielding MIEVETENVFKLAAYALQEAKGDYTSNENTRADLRKLPTLPTKVLKEHPSLAYCEDQVIECYKQLTGVSRGQAIVQYLTLVESLPTYGVHYYEVKDKQGIPWWLGISYKGIGQYDLQDKLKPRKLYQWKQLENLYFREKKFAVEVNDPHRRAVTKRTFGQTGLLIHTWYASHSLIKTIWVMAISQHQFYLDRKQSKAKLGTAKSVEEIAMELTEHGGAKMNRLGDVGLKNNFITASNGSLVSTGSADSEMSEEQKKERLSELRRKEKEIQDILAKKTEELKKICRREAELTGKLPKEYPLSKGERPPQVRRRVGTAFKLDELFPYNEDPFLRNLESRFALQQKIVEAAKKLANESELCKTVKKKRRRNCRDAMQKLQQIEDEMNQYRIKKGEKPTQRASVIIADDLARSDFSSMSSLPLDDDDSDGGIQRPRSRSVQGSPQLSPLHSLVAEYDVENHSSPGRNRKNHGRFVCDGQAALQYCQNPSEGSSTHSSPYKTLPRPPRDPRSMPATPVMTRNAYSSSQLRSEASSHCFRHRSGSLESQHQLGTDMDPEKPVFILSSHHSNSTEVLENCSSYTSQSSLECCGAANSHYNTIDSRTSTMHHLRRKVEVYGNTGSMPNLVQHHPGYNYSSDTSTNYAPSAYYVTGYPCPDMDPYTNGSCVYESDVEGRYNVNPNYQMNGCHGYSRFRHYNSDGADSLSQNPYATVRPPRSREGPRNDLLAKNMQKALVAEHLRGWYHRHRGHREDGRGPMVGYDFDNSTQLGYQTMPAGFSHSSRTTSYSSVSSAESTGNWRNQLAVGLAEFDSPDTPQYPRRSPYNPSPTYNRFSPENKGTDTLPKKSELVDVVGAESASVDEPSESHSGT
- the frmd4b gene encoding FERM domain-containing protein 4B isoform X1 — its product is MTEGKVCQVQLLDDRKLELLVQPKLLSYELLDLVSSHFNLKEKEFFGLAFFDDNGQCKWLQMDRRVLEHDFSKKPGAIALKFMVRFYVENITQLKDIITVELFYLNAKSAVYNGMIEVETENVFKLAAYALQEAKGDYTSNENTRADLRKLPTLPTKVLKEHPSLAYCEDQVIECYKQLTGVSRGQAIVQYLTLVESLPTYGVHYYEVKDKQGIPWWLGISYKGIGQYDLQDKLKPRKLYQWKQLENLYFREKKFAVEVNDPHRRAVTKRTFGQTGLLIHTWYASHSLIKTIWVMAISQHQFYLDRKQSKAKLGTAKSVEEIAMELTEHGGAKMNRLGDVGLKNNFITASNGSLVSTGSADSEMSEEQKKERLSELRRKEKEIQDILAKKTEELKKICRREAELTGKLPKEYPLSKGERPPQVRRRVGTAFKLDELFPYNEDPFLRNLESRFALQQKIVEAAKKLANESELCKTVKKKRRRNCRDAMQKLQQIEDEMNQYRIKKGEKPTQRASVIIADDLARSDFSSMSSLPLDDDDSDGGIQRPRSRSVQGSPQLSPLHSLVAEYDVENHSSPGRNRKNHGRFVCDGQAALQYCQNPSEGSSTHSSPYKTLPRPPRDPRSMPATPVMTRNAYSSSQLRSEASSHCFRHRSGSLESQHQLGTDMDPEKPVFILSSHHSNSTEVLENCSSYTSQSSLECCGAANSHYNTIDSRTSTMHHLRRKVEVYGNTGSMPNLVQHHPGYNYSSDTSTNYAPSAYYVTGYPCPDMDPYTNGSCVYESDVEGRYNVNPNYQMNGCHGYSRFRHYNSDGADSLSQNPYATVRPPRSREGPRNDLLAKNMQKALVAEHLRGWYHRHRGHREDGRGPMVGYDFDNSTQLGYQTMPAGFSHSSRTTSYSSVSSAESTGNWRNQLAVGLAEFDSPDTPQYPRRSPYNPSPTYNRFSPENKGTDTLPKKSELVDVVGAESASVDEPSESHSGT